A single region of the Tachyglossus aculeatus isolate mTacAcu1 chromosome X1, mTacAcu1.pri, whole genome shotgun sequence genome encodes:
- the LOC119950404 gene encoding cysteine-rich secretory protein 2-like, protein MASLQLLVFLAAVLYLSSGQDPSWSSLSTEDPEVQREIVDKHNALRRQASPPASNMLRMEWSHEAAQNAEAWANQCHLQHSAPEDRQTDIHCGENLYMSGHPDSWSQAIQHWYDEVHDFVHGEGKKFEDAVVGHYTQVVWYKSHQVGCAVAYCPNEHDFKYFYVCQYCPAGNEHSSINEPYLKGTPCDSCEDACDNGLCTNPCKHVNKWANCEDLKNSVTCDHPIVQSDCEASCKCTTEIK, encoded by the exons ATGGCTTCCCTGCAGTTGCTGGTGTTTCTGGCAGCTGTCCTGTATCTATCCTCTGGACAG GATCCATCTTGGTCAAGTTTGTCTACCGAGGATCCCGAAGTACAAAGAGAGATTGTGGACAAGCACAATGCCCTAAGGAGACAAGCCTCGCCCCCAGCCAGCAACATGCTAAGAATG GAATGGAGTCATGAAGCGGCACAAAATGCTGAGGCTTGGGCAAACCAATGCCACTTACAACACAGTGCTCCAGAAGACAGACAAACTG ATATACACTGTGGGGAGAACCTCTATATGTCAGGTCACCCCGACTCATGGTCACAAGCCATCCAGCATTGGTATGATGAGGTTCATGATTTTGTACATGGTGAAGGGAAAAAGTTTGAAGATGCAGTGGTTGGCCACTACACACAG GTCGTGTGGTATAAATCTCATCAAGTTGGATGTGCTGTGGCCTACTGTCCGAACGAGCatgattttaaatatttttatgtttgtcaatACTGTCCTGC AGGGAATGAACACTCAAGCATAAACGAGCCATACCTAAAAGGAACTCCGTGTGACAGTTGCGAAGATGCTTGTGACAACGGACTGTGTA CCAATCCTTGCAAGCATGTGAATAAATGGGCGAACTGTGAGGATCTGAAGAATTCCGTTACCTGTGATCACCCTATAGTTCAATCAGATTGTGAAGCCAGCTGCAAGTGTACCACTGAAATTAAATAA